The sequence below is a genomic window from Desulfobacterales bacterium.
AAATCAGCCGTTTAAAGTATCATCTATCACTGAAGTTCATGCACGTTATCTCAACAGCGGTCGTATTAAATTAGACAAACGTAAATTTAACACATCAATAACTTATCACGATCCTTGCCAAATAGCTCGAAATGGTGGAGTTGTTGATGAACCGAGAAATATTATCTATCATTTAACCAATGACTTTAGGGAAATGTCTCCTGATCCTAATTATAACTGGTGTTGCGGTGGTGGTGGTGGATTAGTCGCTCTCGGAGATGAAACTCTTGATTTTAGAATGAAATCTTCTAAAGTTAAAGTTGATCAAATTAAAAAGGCAGGTGCAAAAATACTTGCAACTGCTTGCGAAAACTGCCATACACAACTATGCAATCTTAACGATCATTACAAAATTGGTGTTGAAGTCAAATTCCTTTCGTCAATGGTAGCTGATGCGTTAGTTCAATAATTTTAAATAAATCGTAAAATATAGAGAAAACATTAAGCCCTGTTTGTATAAGCAGGGCTTAATGTTTTATGATTTTTTTTAGAAAAATGTTATCATTCAATATTGACAGCTTATTCCATAAAATGCTACCTCAAAACTTAAATCCTGTAAAAATAATCTTAACATGAATATGGAATTGCAGATTTTAAAACGATATGACTATAAGCTTTAGGCGGAAATGTCAAAAAAATCAACATTTAAAACTTCTTGACATTTTATATATTTTCAACTACTAAAGGCAATTTATAGATTTATTAGGGCTTTTAATAGAATACCAATAAAAAATAAATAGTTAGGAGAATAATAATGGCTGTTCCAAAACGTAGAACATCAAAAACAAGAAAACGAACAAGACAAGCGCAACAAAAAATAGGCGCTCCAAATTTATCAAAATGCTCTTTATGTGGAGCTCCAAAGGCGCCACATATTTTATGTCCAAATTGCAAATCATATAAAGGTAAAAAAATAGTAGAAGATAAAAAAGAAGAAAAAGAAAAAGATTAAGATTTTTAGAATGGAACATCAAAAAAAAGTAGTTGTAGTTACTGGAGGTTCAAGGGGTATAGGCAGAGCAATATGTATTGCTTTTGCAGATTCAGAAACCCAGATTTTTTTTAATTATGCATCATCTGAGGCTTCTGCGCGAGAAACAGAAAAAATTGTTCAAGAATTAAAGGTAACCGCTATTGGAGAAAAAGTTAATGTTTCTTCAGAAAAAGAAGTTTCAGATTTCTTTAATAAAATCATTTCACAAACAGGCAGAATAGATATATTAGTTAATAATGCAGGAATTGCTAAAGACAATCTGATTGTCCGCATGAAAGATGCAGAATGGGATGAGGTAATTAATACAAATTTAAAAGGCGTTTTTCTTTGCACAAAGGCTGTTACAAGAACTATGATAAAACAAAGATTTGGCCGAATAATAAATATTACTTCAATTGTTGGAATTACAGGAAATGCTGGACAATCCAACTATTCTGCGTCTAAGGCCGGAATTATTGGTTTTACAAAATCTTGCGCAAAGGAACTTGCTTCAAGAAATATTACAGTAAATGCCGTAGCCCCGGGCTATATTGAAACTGATATGACTAATAATTTATCAGAAGAAATGAAAAAGTCTATGATTGAACAAATACCTTTGAAAAGAACTGGTAAGCCTGAAGAAGTAGCTGCTGTGATAAAATTTCTTGCTTCTAATGAAGCGAGCTATATAACAGGGCAAGTAATTCACGTGAGTGGAGGTTTATATATATGAAGAAGAATATTAAGGAGATAAGACATGTCAATTGAAGAAAAGGTAAGAAAAATAATATGTGAAAAGCTTGATGTTGAATTAGACGAAGTTGTGCGAGAAGCTTCACTAATTGATGATCTTGGGGCTGATTCTTTAGATTTAGTAGAACTTATGATGTCTATGGAAGATGAGTTTGATTTAGAAATTCCTGAAAAGGAATCTGAAAAAATAAAAACCGTTAAGGATATAATTGAATACATTGAATCTAAGCTATAATTAATTTTGTATTTAATTTAATTTATAATTAAAGAGGTTTTCTTGCAAAGACGAGTAGTAATCACCGGCATGGGACTTATAACCCCATTAGGAATAGGTGTAAAGGAATCTTGGACATCTCTGTGTTTGGGAAAATCAGGAATTTGTAAAATAACAAAATTCGATACAGATGGTTTAAAGACAAAGATTGCTGGGGAAGTAAAAAATTTCAAAATAGAAAATTTCATTTCAAATAAAACCGCTAAAAAAATGCTTCCTTTCGTTGCTTATGCTTTAGCCTGTTCAAAAATGGCTATTGAAGATGCTCACATTCATATTGATAATTCAAATTGTGAAAAGATAGGAGTTATTTTAGGATGCACAATGGGCGGAATAGGAGCAATTGAAGAAACTGCTTTAACCTTAAATCAAAATGGTTCAAGACAAATAAGTCCTTTTTTTATTCCAAGCGTTTTAGGCAATATGGTTGCGGCAATTGTTTCAATTAACTTTGGAACAAAAGGTCTTAACTATACGATAGATACAGCCTGTGCTTCAGGGGCTCATGCTGTTGGAGAATCTTTTGAAATGATAAGAAGAGGTAGATCTGAAATGATGATTACAGGAGGCGTTGACTCAACAATAACTCCTTTATGTATTGCTGGATTTAATGCAATGAAAGCTTTATCTGTAAGAAATGATGAACCTGAAAAAGCATCAAGGCCCTTTGACCGAGATAGGGACGGATTTGTGGTTGGTGAAGGTGGAGGAATATTAGTGCTTGAAAGTCTTGATAGTGCTATTAAAAGGGGAGCTAATATTTATGCGGAAATATGCGGTTATGGCGCTAATTCTGATGCTTATCATATAACAGCTCCTGCACCCGAAGGAGAAGGTTCCGCTAAATGTATGCAATTGGCCTTGTTTGACGCTGGTATATCCCATCTGCAGATTGATTACATAAATGCCCATGGAACTTCTACAAAATTAAATGATATATCTGAAACAATCGCAATAAAAAAAGTTTTTCAAGACAAAGCGAAATCCATTGCTGTAAGTTCAATAAAATCAATGATAGGTCATTTAATTGGCGCAGCTGGTAGCGTTGCAACAGCAGTTACTGCTTTGGTAATTCATGAAGGCATAATACCGCCTACCATCAATTTAGATATTCCAGATACTGAATGTGATCTTGATTATGTTCCTCATGTTGCAAGAAAAACAAAAGTAGATTTTGCTTTAATTAATTCTTTTGGTTTTGGAGGAACTAACGCTTCATTAGTTCTAAAAAAAGTATAAGACAAAGATAAGGTGTATTTATGAAGAATGAAAAACAGCCAATTATAATAGGTTGTGATCATGCGGGTTATTTATTAAAAGAAAAAGTAAAAGTTTTTCTGATTGAAAATGGTTTTGATGTTGAAGATGCAGGTGTATATAACCAAAATTCTGTTGATTATACTGACATTGCTGTTAAAGTAGCATCTTTAATTGCAAAAGAAAAATTTGAAAAAGGAATTCTGATATGTGGAACAGGCATTGGAATGTCAATGGCTGCGAATAGATTTAAAAAAATTCGAGCAGCTATTTGTAATGATATGTTTTCTGCAATAATGTCAAGACGCCATAATAATTCCAATGTGCTTGCTTTAGGTGCAAGGATAATTGGAGACGGCCTTGCTGAAGAAATTGTAAAGCTTTGGCTCGAGACACCTTTTGAAGGTGGAAGGCATATTTGTCGAATAGAAAAAATGGATACATGTTCATAATAACAAAAAAATAAAGAAAGGATGTTTAACTTGGACTTAATAACCTTGGATACATTTGATCATGAAATTGCTAAGGCTATAAACCTTGAAATTGGAAGACAAAAATATAGTCTTGAACTAATAGCTTCGGAAAATTTTGTAAGCCCAGGTGTGCTTGCCGCATTAGGTAGCGTTCTTACTAATAAATACGCTGAAGGCTATCCTGGAAAACGTTATTATGGGGGATGTGAATATGTAGATATCGCGGAAAATCTTGCGATTGAAAGAGCAAAGAAAATATTCAGCACAAAAGATGGTGAGGCTGAATATGCTAATGTTCAAGCTCATTCAGGTTCTCAGGCTAATATGGCTGTTTATTTTGCACTTCTCAATTGTAAAGACACTGTACTTGCTATGGATCTTGCTAATGGCGGGCATTTAACTCACGGAAGTCGTATCAGTTTTTCTGGAAAATTTTTTAATTTTGTTCATTATGGCGTAAAAAGAGATACAGGTTTTATTGACTATGAACAAGTAGCTGAATTAGCAGATATACATAAGCCTAAGCTTATTGTCGCAGGAGCGAGTGCTTATCCAAGAACAATAGATTTTAAAGCCTTTTCAGAAATTGCAAAGTCAGTAGGAGCTTTTTTCATGGTTGATATGGCTCATATTGCTGGACTCGTTGCAAAAGGACAACATCCTTCACCAGTACCCTATGCTGATGTAGTAACTTCTACAACCCATAAAACTTTAAGGGGACCAAGAGGCGGACTTATTATTGGGAAAAAAGAGTTAGGCGATAAAATTGATAAAGAAATATTTCCAGGTATTCAGGGTGGTCCCTTAATGCACGTTATAGCAGCAAAAGCCGTTGCTTTCAAAGAAGCTATGGAAGATTCCTTTGCAGAATATCAAAAACAAATAATCAAGAATGCAAATGCCCTTGCAAACAGGCTTATGGAAAACAATATAAACCTTGTTTCGGGCGGTACGGACACTCATATTGTTTTTATCGATTTACGAAGTCTTAATATAACAGGAAAAGACGGAGAAAAAGCCCTTGAAAAAGCCGGCATCACTACTAATAAAAATTCAATTCCTTATGATCCTAATCCTCCTAAAATAACAAGTGGCATAAGGCTCGGAACTCCTGCTTTAACAACAAGGGGAATGAAAGAAAATGATATGGTGTATATTGCTGATTTAATTACTGCTATTTTAACTGATATAAAAAATGAGAACTTAATTAACGAGACTAAAGCAAAAGTAAAAACCATGTGTGATGGATTTCCGCTTTTTGCGAAATAGGATATTAAAATGGAACATCTGCTTGATCGCCCAACTTGGGAAAGCTATTTCATGGATATTGCTCAACTTGTGGCGAAGCGTTCAACATGTTTAAGGCGTTTTGTTGGAGCGTTAATAGTTAAAGAAAAAAGAATACTTGCTACAGGCTATAATGGAGCGCCAATGGGATTAAAACATTGCTCTGAAACTGGATGTTTAAGAGCCAATATGAATATTCCATCAGGCGAAAGGCATGAACTATGTCGAGGAGTACATGCCGAGCAAAATGCTATTATTCAGGCGGCTTATCATGGAGTTTCCATAAAAGATAGCATATTATTTTGTACAAACTTTCCATGCTCAATCTGTGCAAAAATGATTATAAACGCTGGAATAAAAAAAATTTATTGTAAGGACGGCTATAGCGATTCTTTATCAGAAGAATTGCTTAATTGTGCCGATATCGAAGTAATTACAAATTTTTAGCTGAAAGGTCTTAAAATGAAATGTCCTTTTTGTGGAGAAATAGAAACAAAAGTAATAGATTCAAGAAGTAATAAAGATCAATCATCAATTAGAAGAAGAAGAGAGTGTTTAAGTTGTGAAAAAAGATTTACAACGTATGAACATGTTGAAAATCTTCAAGTTATGATTGTAAAAAAAGATGGAAGACGGGAGGCTTTTAATAAAGAGAAGATAAGAAGCGGACTTATAAAAGCTTGTGAAAAGCGTCCTGTAAGCATGGATGCGATAGACAGTATTGTTTCTGAAATTGAATCAGATATAACTGAATTTCCTAAAAAAGAATTCTCATCAACTTATATCGGTGAAAAATTAATGAAAAAACTTCGCGTTTTAGATGAAGTTGCTTATGTTAGGTTTGCGTCTGTTTATCGTGAATTTAAAGATGCGAGTGATTTTATTGATGAGCTTAAAAAATTTCCAAAAGAGAAACGTCGTAAATGATGCCTCCAGATATAATTGATAAATATTTTATGAAGATGGCTATATCTCTTGCTCGACAAGGATATGGTTTTACATCTCCAAATCCAATGGTTGGCGCAGTTATTGTAAAAGATAATAAAGTTGTTGGTAAAGGTTTTCATTTAGCAAGGGGACTGCCTCATGCTGAAGTGAATGCAATCAACGATGCTGGCAATTTAGCAAATGGCTCAACTCTTTATGTAACCCTTGAACCATGCAATCATTTTGGAAGAACTCCTCCCTGTGTTCAAAAAATAATAGATTCAGGCATTGTTAGAGTAGTTATAGCAAATAAAGACCCGAACCCTAATGTAAAGGGAAATGGATCTAAAGTTTTAGCAGGAAAAAATATAAATGTTACTATGGGCGTTTGCAAAGATGAAGCAGCAAAGTTAAATGAAGTTTTTTTTAAATATATTCAAACAAAGCAACCTTTTGTAATACTAAAATGCGCTTCAACTTTAGACGGTAGGATTGCTTCAAGAACAGGCGATTCAAAATGGATTTCTTCTGAAAAATCAAGAGAATTTGTTCATTGGCTTAGGCATAGTCTTGATGCAATCATGGTTGGTATCGGCACAGTTAAAACTGATAATCCTTTTTTAACCACGAGAATTAAACATTTCAATGGAAAAAATCCCATAAGAATAGTTCTTGATACAAATCTTTCTATTGATATAAATTCAAACGTTTTAAACATTGATGCTAATCTTAAAACAATAATTGTTGCTGGAAATAACGCTTCAGATGACAAAGCTGCTTTAATAGAAAAAAAAGGGGCAAAAGTTATAAAGATGCCTTGCGATAAAGGCTTTATTGATATTAAGAGCCTAATGGAAAAATTAGGTTCATTGGAAATTACAAGTCTTCTTATTGAGGGAGGAAGTTCCGTTATATCCTCCTCATTAAAGTCAGGTGTTGTTGACAAAGTAATTATATGTTACGCACCAAAAATTCTTGGAGGTGATGATGGGGTTCCGATATGTAGAGGAGAAGGAGCAATGGTAATAAATGATGCTATCAAGCTTAAAAATATTGAAGTATTACGATTTGAAAACGACGTAATGATAGAAGGATATTTGTAATATCCATGTTTACAGGAATAATAGAAGGTCTTGGAAATATCGTTAATATTAAGGGATCAAAGGATGGCAAACGTTTAACTGTAAAGCCTAATTTTAGTATTGATACTGCAAAAATAGGGGATAGCATTGCGGTAAATGGAGCTTGTCTTACAATTGTTACATTAAATAATTACTCTTTTGATGCTGACGTATCGCCCGAAACTATTGACAGGACAACATTTAAATCAGCTAAAATAGGTGATATTGTAAATCTTGAAAGAGCCCTTACTTTATCATCCCGTCTTGATGGTCATCTTGTTACTGGTCATGTAGATGGAACAGGAATATTAGCAGAAAAAAAATCCAAAGGCACTGCGGAAATTTTTACATTTAAAATTCCAAACAATCTATCTATTTATATGATTGAAAAAGGTTCTGTAGCCATTGATGGAATAAGTCTTACAATTAATAAAATTGAAAAAGAAATTTTTGAAGTCAGCATAATCCCCCATACACTAAAAATGACAACTCTTAGTTTAAAGAAATTAGGTAATTCTGTAAATATTGAAACAGACATTATTGGTAAATATATTGAACAATTTCTAAAAAAAAATAAAACAAATAAAATGCAGAATTCATCAGCGATTAACATGGATTTCCTTAGGGAAACAGGATTTTTATAATTTCCAAGTTTTTGTAGGGTCAACCGCATGGTCGCCTACAATATAAAAAATAATCCTCATCCAAATTTATTGGCTGAAGATAAGATGACATATCATTTCTATTTTTAAATGATAAAATTTAAATTAGCCTTTAGTTTTAGCCTTAGCCAACTGAATAATATGTCATTTTTTAAAAGCCATGTTAATCTTTTAATCTGTAATTCAGAATGAATGCGACAAATTAATAAGGAGAATTTATAATAAAATGCCCATTATTTCAATTGAACAGGCCATCAACGAGATAAAAAAAGGTAAAATGGTCATCCTTGTAGATGATGAAGATCGGGAAAATGAGGGAGATCTAACCATAGCTGCTGAAAAAGTAACTCCCGAAATGATAAATTTTATGGCGAAATACGGTAGAGGCTTAATATGTCTTTCCCTTACTAATGAAATTGCCGATAGACTTGAACTTCCACTTATGGTTGAACAAAATACTTCTCCTTTTCAAACAGGATTCACTGTTTCTATAGAAGCAAGATATGGAGTCACTACTGGAATATCAGCGGCTGATCGAGCAAAAACTGTATTAACCGCTATAGCTGATAATTCTAACGCATCCGATCTTGTAAGACCAGGTCATATTTTCCCATTGAGGGCAAGAACTGGGGGCGTTATCGTAAGAACAGGTCAAACTGAAGGTTCCGTTGATCTTGCAAGGCTTGCGGGCTTAAAGCCGGCTGGCGTTATATGTGAAATCATGGATGATGACGGAACTATGGCAAGAATGCCAACTCTTGAAAAATTCAGTCAGACACATGGAATAAATATATGCACAATTGCAGATTTAATAGAATATAGGATGAGGACAGAATCATTTGTAAGAAGAAAGGCTGAATCTGTTATACCTACTGCCCATGCAGGTGAGTTTAAAATTATAGTCTATGAAAACGATATTGATAATTTTCTTCATATCGCCATGATAAAAGGGGAAATTAATCCTGATAACCCTGTCCTTGTACGAGTTCATTCTGAATGTCTCACTGGAGATATATTTGGTTCATTAAGGTGTGATTGCGGCCCTCAAATTCATAAAGCAATGGAAATGATGGATAAAGAAGGAAGCGGAGTTCTTTTGTATATTCGTCAAGAGGGTAGGGGAATAGGCCTTATTAATAAAATTAGAGCATATTCTCTCCAAGATAAGGGGCTTGATACTGTTGAAGCAAATAAACAACTTGGCTTTCACGCTGATTTAAGAAATTACGGAATAGGTGCTCAAGTCCTTGTTGATGTCGGCGTAAGAAAAATGAAATTAATCACTAATAATCCAAAAAAAATGGTAGGACTTGAAGGCTATGGATTAAAAATAGTAGAACAGGTTCCTATAGAAATTCCTCCAAATTGCCATAATAAAGGATATTTAGAATGTAAAAAACTTAAATTAGGACATATGCTTAATTTTGATGCAGCTCCATGATTGAAAATGGCATAAATTGTGGGCATCCTTCATATTGTATTAAAAGTAGTTAACACTTTTTTAGTTAACGATATTTAAACTGGATTCCCGCCTTCGCGGGAATGACGTGGCTGCTGTATCGTCATTCCCGCGAAGGCGGGAATCCAGAATTAAAAAGTGTTAACTAAAATTGAAGGATGCTAAATTGTGTTCAAAAAACGGCGCCTGGAAATTATTGCCGGGTAATAGTGAATTTCAATAAGAAAGGAATTATATAAAAATATGACAACAACGTTTGAGGGTAATCTTATTGCCGAAGGAAAAAAATTTTCTATTATTGTAAGTCGTTTTAATGACTTCATAACAGAAAGACTTTTAGGAGGAGCTCTTGATGCTTTAAAACGAAGCGGAGCAAAGGAAGAAAATATTTCTATTGCAAGGGTTCCTGGCGCTTACGAAATTCCGCTCATTGCAAAAAAGATAGCTGAAAAAAAGAACTGTGATGCAATTATATGCGTAGGTGCTGTTATTCGTGGTTCTACTCCTCATTTTGATTATGTATGTGCTGAAGTTTCAAAAGGTATAGCTGTAGTTAGTCTTGAAACTGGAATGCCTATAATATTTGGTATTATTACCGCTGATTCAATTGAGCAAGCTATTGAAAGAGCTGGAACAAAAGCCGGTAATAAGGGTTGGCATGCAGCCATATCAGCTATTGAAATGACAAACTTAATAGAAGAATTAAATCGGATATAAGATAATGGGATTAAGAAGAAAAGCGCGTGAAGCGGCAATGCAATTTCTTTTTGCTATCGATGCAAACAAAGAAAAAGAATATTCGGAATATTTAGAACTTTTTTGCGATGATTTTGAAATAAATGAGGATATTATACCTTTTTTTCGTGATACTGTTAATGGGGTTTTACAATATAAATCGGAAATTGATTCTTTAATCGAGCGTTTTTCTGAGCATTGGAAAGTTTATAGAATGTCCCGTGTTGATAGAAATTTATTGAGAATATCTGTTTATGAACTTATTTATAGAGATGATATCCCTTCCGTTGTTTCAATAAATGAAGCCATCGACATAGGTAAAAGGTTTGGAACAAAGGATTCTGGGTCATTTATAAATGGTTTGCTTGATAAGATTAAAAATAATATTAATGAATTAAAGCAAAAAGAATAAATTTATATAAAAATAATTCAAAAAAATTATGGAGTGATTTAATATGGAATACAAAAAAGTTTTATTAAATGAAGATGAAATGCCTTGTCAGTGGTATAATATTCTTGCGGATATAAAGATGAATCCACCTTTAGGCCCAGACGGTAATCCCATAAAACCTGAACAACTTGCGCCTGTCTTTCCAATGAACTTAATTGAACAGGAAGTTAGTTCGGAAAGATGGATCACTATTCCTGAAGAAGTATTAGGCGTTTTAAAAATTTGGCGTCCATCACCGCTTGTAAGGGCTTTCAGCCTTGAAAAAGCATTAGGCACTCCAGCTAAAATATATTATAAAAACGAAAGTGTAAGCCCTCCTGGTAGTCATAAGCCAAATACAGCAGTTCCTCAAGCTTATTACAATAAAGAATTTGGAATAAAAAAAATTACAACAGAAACAGGGGCAGGCCAATGGGGAAGCGCTCTTTCTTTTGCATGCTCCCAGTTTGGTATTGAATGTAAAATATTTATGGTACGCATAAGTTTTGATCAAAAACCCTATAGAAAACTCATGATGTCTGCGTGGGGAGGTAATTGCGTTGCAAGCCCAAGCACTGAAACAAAAGCAGGAAGAGATGCCCTTGAAAGAGACCCTAACACTCCAGGAAGTCTTGGAATTGCGATAAGTGAAGCCGTTGAAGCTGCCGTAAGTGATACTACTGGCCAAACAAGATATTCTCTTGGCAGTGTTTTAAATCATGTTATGCTACATCAAACTATAATCGGCCTTGAAGCAAAAAAACAATTTGATAAAATCGGAGTATATCCCGACATAGTTATCGGTTGTGCTGGCGGCGGAAGTAATTTTGCCGGATTAGCATTCCCGTTTGTATCTGACAAAATTAATGGAAAAAATATTGAGATTTATCCTGTTGAACCTCAAGCTTGCCCTACACTGACGAAAGCGCCTTTTGTTTATGATCATGGAGATACTGCTGGTTATACTCCTTTACTGCCTATGCACAGTTTAGGACATTCTTTTGTTCCTCCTCCTTTTCATGCTGGCGGCCTTAGATATCACGGCATGGCTCCTACTGTTAGCCAGCTTGTATCAGAAGGACTTATAACTGCAAAAGCTGTAACTCAGCTTGACGCATATAAAGCTGGTATCTTATTCTCTTCAACCGAAGGAATAATTCCAGCGCCTGAAACCTGTCATGCTATCGCTACAGTGATTGACGAAGCAAATAAAGCCAAAGAAGAGGGAAAAGAAAAAGTTATCGTATTTAATTTTAGTGGTCACGGCCTTCTTGACCTTTCAGCCTATGATAAATATTTTTCAGGTCAGCTTCAAAACTTTAGTCTTTCAGATGAAGAACTTTTAATTTGTCAGAAAGCCTTTG
It includes:
- the rpmF gene encoding 50S ribosomal protein L32, with the translated sequence MAVPKRRTSKTRKRTRQAQQKIGAPNLSKCSLCGAPKAPHILCPNCKSYKGKKIVEDKKEEKEKD
- the fabG gene encoding 3-oxoacyl-[acyl-carrier-protein] reductase, giving the protein MEHQKKVVVVTGGSRGIGRAICIAFADSETQIFFNYASSEASARETEKIVQELKVTAIGEKVNVSSEKEVSDFFNKIISQTGRIDILVNNAGIAKDNLIVRMKDAEWDEVINTNLKGVFLCTKAVTRTMIKQRFGRIINITSIVGITGNAGQSNYSASKAGIIGFTKSCAKELASRNITVNAVAPGYIETDMTNNLSEEMKKSMIEQIPLKRTGKPEEVAAVIKFLASNEASYITGQVIHVSGGLYI
- a CDS encoding acyl carrier protein: MSIEEKVRKIICEKLDVELDEVVREASLIDDLGADSLDLVELMMSMEDEFDLEIPEKESEKIKTVKDIIEYIESKL
- the fabF gene encoding beta-ketoacyl-ACP synthase II, which gives rise to MQRRVVITGMGLITPLGIGVKESWTSLCLGKSGICKITKFDTDGLKTKIAGEVKNFKIENFISNKTAKKMLPFVAYALACSKMAIEDAHIHIDNSNCEKIGVILGCTMGGIGAIEETALTLNQNGSRQISPFFIPSVLGNMVAAIVSINFGTKGLNYTIDTACASGAHAVGESFEMIRRGRSEMMITGGVDSTITPLCIAGFNAMKALSVRNDEPEKASRPFDRDRDGFVVGEGGGILVLESLDSAIKRGANIYAEICGYGANSDAYHITAPAPEGEGSAKCMQLALFDAGISHLQIDYINAHGTSTKLNDISETIAIKKVFQDKAKSIAVSSIKSMIGHLIGAAGSVATAVTALVIHEGIIPPTINLDIPDTECDLDYVPHVARKTKVDFALINSFGFGGTNASLVLKKV
- the rpiB gene encoding ribose 5-phosphate isomerase B is translated as MKNEKQPIIIGCDHAGYLLKEKVKVFLIENGFDVEDAGVYNQNSVDYTDIAVKVASLIAKEKFEKGILICGTGIGMSMAANRFKKIRAAICNDMFSAIMSRRHNNSNVLALGARIIGDGLAEEIVKLWLETPFEGGRHICRIEKMDTCS
- a CDS encoding serine hydroxymethyltransferase produces the protein MFNLDLITLDTFDHEIAKAINLEIGRQKYSLELIASENFVSPGVLAALGSVLTNKYAEGYPGKRYYGGCEYVDIAENLAIERAKKIFSTKDGEAEYANVQAHSGSQANMAVYFALLNCKDTVLAMDLANGGHLTHGSRISFSGKFFNFVHYGVKRDTGFIDYEQVAELADIHKPKLIVAGASAYPRTIDFKAFSEIAKSVGAFFMVDMAHIAGLVAKGQHPSPVPYADVVTSTTHKTLRGPRGGLIIGKKELGDKIDKEIFPGIQGGPLMHVIAAKAVAFKEAMEDSFAEYQKQIIKNANALANRLMENNINLVSGGTDTHIVFIDLRSLNITGKDGEKALEKAGITTNKNSIPYDPNPPKITSGIRLGTPALTTRGMKENDMVYIADLITAILTDIKNENLINETKAKVKTMCDGFPLFAK
- a CDS encoding cytidine/deoxycytidylate deaminase family protein, yielding MEHLLDRPTWESYFMDIAQLVAKRSTCLRRFVGALIVKEKRILATGYNGAPMGLKHCSETGCLRANMNIPSGERHELCRGVHAEQNAIIQAAYHGVSIKDSILFCTNFPCSICAKMIINAGIKKIYCKDGYSDSLSEELLNCADIEVITNF
- the nrdR gene encoding transcriptional repressor NrdR; the encoded protein is MKCPFCGEIETKVIDSRSNKDQSSIRRRRECLSCEKRFTTYEHVENLQVMIVKKDGRREAFNKEKIRSGLIKACEKRPVSMDAIDSIVSEIESDITEFPKKEFSSTYIGEKLMKKLRVLDEVAYVRFASVYREFKDASDFIDELKKFPKEKRRK
- the ribD gene encoding bifunctional diaminohydroxyphosphoribosylaminopyrimidine deaminase/5-amino-6-(5-phosphoribosylamino)uracil reductase RibD produces the protein MPPDIIDKYFMKMAISLARQGYGFTSPNPMVGAVIVKDNKVVGKGFHLARGLPHAEVNAINDAGNLANGSTLYVTLEPCNHFGRTPPCVQKIIDSGIVRVVIANKDPNPNVKGNGSKVLAGKNINVTMGVCKDEAAKLNEVFFKYIQTKQPFVILKCASTLDGRIASRTGDSKWISSEKSREFVHWLRHSLDAIMVGIGTVKTDNPFLTTRIKHFNGKNPIRIVLDTNLSIDINSNVLNIDANLKTIIVAGNNASDDKAALIEKKGAKVIKMPCDKGFIDIKSLMEKLGSLEITSLLIEGGSSVISSSLKSGVVDKVIICYAPKILGGDDGVPICRGEGAMVINDAIKLKNIEVLRFENDVMIEGYL
- a CDS encoding riboflavin synthase encodes the protein MFTGIIEGLGNIVNIKGSKDGKRLTVKPNFSIDTAKIGDSIAVNGACLTIVTLNNYSFDADVSPETIDRTTFKSAKIGDIVNLERALTLSSRLDGHLVTGHVDGTGILAEKKSKGTAEIFTFKIPNNLSIYMIEKGSVAIDGISLTINKIEKEIFEVSIIPHTLKMTTLSLKKLGNSVNIETDIIGKYIEQFLKKNKTNKMQNSSAINMDFLRETGFL
- a CDS encoding bifunctional 3,4-dihydroxy-2-butanone-4-phosphate synthase/GTP cyclohydrolase II, which codes for MPIISIEQAINEIKKGKMVILVDDEDRENEGDLTIAAEKVTPEMINFMAKYGRGLICLSLTNEIADRLELPLMVEQNTSPFQTGFTVSIEARYGVTTGISAADRAKTVLTAIADNSNASDLVRPGHIFPLRARTGGVIVRTGQTEGSVDLARLAGLKPAGVICEIMDDDGTMARMPTLEKFSQTHGINICTIADLIEYRMRTESFVRRKAESVIPTAHAGEFKIIVYENDIDNFLHIAMIKGEINPDNPVLVRVHSECLTGDIFGSLRCDCGPQIHKAMEMMDKEGSGVLLYIRQEGRGIGLINKIRAYSLQDKGLDTVEANKQLGFHADLRNYGIGAQVLVDVGVRKMKLITNNPKKMVGLEGYGLKIVEQVPIEIPPNCHNKGYLECKKLKLGHMLNFDAAP
- a CDS encoding 6,7-dimethyl-8-ribityllumazine synthase translates to MTTTFEGNLIAEGKKFSIIVSRFNDFITERLLGGALDALKRSGAKEENISIARVPGAYEIPLIAKKIAEKKNCDAIICVGAVIRGSTPHFDYVCAEVSKGIAVVSLETGMPIIFGIITADSIEQAIERAGTKAGNKGWHAAISAIEMTNLIEELNRI
- the nusB gene encoding transcription antitermination factor NusB codes for the protein MGLRRKAREAAMQFLFAIDANKEKEYSEYLELFCDDFEINEDIIPFFRDTVNGVLQYKSEIDSLIERFSEHWKVYRMSRVDRNLLRISVYELIYRDDIPSVVSINEAIDIGKRFGTKDSGSFINGLLDKIKNNINELKQKE